In one Candidatus Melainabacteria bacterium RIFOXYA2_FULL_32_9 genomic region, the following are encoded:
- a CDS encoding multidrug ABC transporter substrate-binding protein — MIDIISIIKISFSALRVNKMRSALTSLGIIIGVGAVIIMLAIGSGANKQISEQISSMGSNLLIVLSGATSSGGVRMGSGTMPTLTFQDAESIKQESQSVSNVAPILSEVGQVVFGNQNWSTQITGTTPDMLIVRDWYLSAGRMFTLEDVKNATKVCVIGQTVALNLFGDLDPIGRTIRIKGVPFLIIGSLESKGQSARGQDQDDTIIIPITTAQKKLFGTQFPGMVRMIMVKAKDSEVLYAAEKEVAAILRERHHIGINQEDDFSVRNLTETMQMAQQSSNVMAFLLGAIASVSLLVGGIGVMNIMLVSVTERTKEIGIRMAIGAKIWDIRLQFLIEALILSMAGGIAGIIIGVAGANSLGSVAGWAIEISPMSILLSFSFSGIVGIFFGFYPAYKASLLNPIDALRHE, encoded by the coding sequence ATGATTGATATAATCTCTATAATAAAAATCTCGTTCAGCGCTTTAAGAGTTAATAAAATGCGCTCTGCTCTGACTAGTCTAGGAATAATTATAGGTGTTGGAGCAGTAATTATAATGCTTGCTATTGGTTCAGGAGCAAATAAACAAATATCTGAGCAAATATCCAGCATGGGGAGTAATCTGCTTATCGTATTATCAGGAGCGACTTCATCAGGTGGTGTCAGAATGGGATCTGGAACTATGCCTACTCTTACATTTCAGGATGCAGAATCAATAAAGCAAGAATCTCAATCTGTTTCTAATGTTGCACCTATATTATCAGAAGTTGGGCAAGTAGTCTTCGGGAATCAAAACTGGTCAACACAAATCACAGGCACTACTCCTGATATGCTGATAGTGAGAGACTGGTATTTATCAGCAGGAAGAATGTTCACACTTGAAGATGTCAAAAACGCTACAAAAGTCTGTGTAATAGGTCAAACTGTTGCTTTAAATCTTTTTGGAGATCTTGATCCTATTGGAAGAACTATCAGAATAAAAGGTGTCCCCTTCTTAATAATTGGTTCTCTTGAAAGCAAAGGCCAATCAGCAAGAGGGCAGGATCAGGATGATACAATTATAATACCGATCACAACGGCGCAGAAAAAGCTTTTTGGAACGCAGTTTCCTGGCATGGTTAGAATGATTATGGTAAAGGCTAAAGACTCTGAAGTATTATATGCAGCTGAAAAAGAAGTAGCAGCTATATTAAGGGAAAGACACCATATAGGGATAAATCAGGAAGATGATTTTAGTGTAAGAAACCTTACTGAAACCATGCAAATGGCACAGCAATCTTCTAATGTTATGGCCTTTCTTTTGGGTGCAATAGCTTCAGTATCTCTTCTTGTTGGAGGCATAGGAGTTATGAATATAATGCTTGTTTCTGTAACCGAGAGAACAAAAGAGATAGGTATTAGAATGGCAATAGGAGCAAAAATATGGGATATTAGGCTGCAATTTCTGATTGAAGCTCTAATTTTATCAATGGCAGGAGGTATAGCAGGTATAATTATTGGGGTTGCCGGGGCGAATTCACTTGGTTCTGTTGCCGGATGGGCTATAGAAATCTCTCCTATGTCTATACTACTATCATTTAGTTTTTCTGGAATAGTCGGAATATTTTTTGGATTTTATCCGGCTTACAAAGCATCATTGTTAAATCCAATTGATGCATTACGGCATGAGTAA
- a CDS encoding macrolide ABC transporter ATP-binding protein yields the protein MTLIEIKDVNKVYTVGDIKVNALNNMSLIINSGEFISIMGPSGSGKSTFMNILGCLDIPTTGKYFLDGIDVTRLNKDQLANIRNLKIGFIFQGFNLISRTTAIENVELPMIYKGVSPKERRKRTLEVLKSVGLEGREHHTPNQLSGGQQQRVAIARAIVNDAPIIMADEPTGNLDTKTSCEIMELFTRLNKESNKTIILVTHETEIAEYSQRIIRFKDGNLVRDEVISTKIG from the coding sequence ATGACACTCATCGAGATAAAAGATGTTAATAAGGTTTATACAGTTGGTGATATTAAGGTTAATGCGCTTAATAATATGTCCTTAATTATCAATTCTGGTGAATTTATATCTATAATGGGACCATCTGGTTCCGGCAAATCAACTTTTATGAATATACTTGGGTGCCTTGATATTCCTACAACCGGCAAATATTTTCTGGATGGAATTGATGTAACTCGATTAAACAAAGACCAGCTTGCAAATATTAGAAACTTAAAAATCGGGTTTATTTTTCAGGGATTTAATCTTATATCAAGAACAACAGCAATAGAGAATGTTGAACTCCCTATGATTTATAAGGGAGTATCACCAAAAGAAAGAAGAAAAAGAACGCTGGAAGTTCTTAAATCAGTTGGGTTGGAAGGTAGAGAACATCATACCCCAAATCAATTATCAGGAGGACAACAGCAAAGAGTAGCAATAGCAAGAGCTATTGTTAATGATGCACCAATAATTATGGCAGATGAACCAACAGGAAATTTAGACACCAAAACCAGTTGTGAGATCATGGAGCTTTTTACGAGACTTAATAAAGAATCAAATAAAACAATCATACTAGTAACACATGAAACTGAAATTGCTGAGTACAGTCAGAGAATTATCAGGTTTAAAGATGGAAATCTTGTTAGAGATGAGGTTATTTCTACAAAAATAGGATAA